Proteins encoded in a region of the Saccharothrix ecbatanensis genome:
- a CDS encoding class I SAM-dependent methyltransferase yields the protein MSSTEEQLLDIAERSPGAVSDWLDDLGEAGAVDVAAATLAEIAARATLLEPPDREVPVQLDLGLGARRIPFVLVLGPEPKVVPGSDPTSELLVRQDLAELIGLVFGPAPATATREVLPAEQPDPRVVGHVDRSYLARAARQFTAACDAPLRDLTELAVRFGSDKWGEHWYATHYDRHFAPLKDKRVTVLELGIGGYDDPAAGGASLQMWRHYFRRGVVHGLDHFPKTGLRAPRLHTHCGDQSDAAFLERLETGPLDIVIDDGSHLSHDVISSFRALFPKLRPGGLYVVEDLQTSYWPGWGGDRHDLDNPGTSVGMLKSLVDGLNHREFGRDPSYSDAHTTALHFYHNMAFIEKGVNSERPAPSWVPRDENPFAAGLATPDE from the coding sequence GTGAGCTCTACCGAGGAACAACTGCTCGACATCGCCGAGCGGTCGCCCGGCGCGGTGAGCGACTGGCTGGACGACCTCGGCGAGGCCGGCGCCGTCGACGTCGCCGCCGCGACGCTGGCCGAGATCGCCGCCCGCGCGACGTTGCTCGAGCCGCCGGACCGCGAGGTGCCGGTGCAACTCGACCTCGGCTTGGGCGCGCGACGCATACCGTTCGTGCTCGTCCTGGGTCCGGAGCCCAAGGTCGTGCCGGGCTCTGACCCGACGTCGGAACTGCTGGTGCGCCAAGACCTCGCCGAGCTGATCGGCCTGGTGTTCGGGCCCGCCCCGGCCACGGCGACGCGGGAGGTGCTGCCCGCCGAGCAACCCGACCCGCGCGTGGTCGGGCACGTGGACCGGTCGTACCTGGCGCGTGCGGCGCGGCAGTTCACCGCGGCGTGCGACGCGCCGCTGCGCGACCTGACGGAGCTGGCTGTGCGCTTCGGGTCGGACAAGTGGGGCGAGCACTGGTACGCGACCCACTACGACCGGCACTTCGCTCCGCTGAAGGACAAGCGGGTCACCGTGCTGGAGCTGGGCATCGGCGGCTACGACGACCCGGCTGCGGGTGGGGCGTCATTGCAGATGTGGCGGCACTACTTCCGGCGCGGCGTCGTCCACGGCCTCGACCACTTCCCCAAGACCGGTCTGCGGGCGCCCCGGCTGCACACGCACTGCGGTGACCAGAGCGACGCGGCGTTCCTGGAACGGCTGGAGACCGGACCGCTGGACATCGTGATCGACGACGGCAGCCACCTCAGCCACGACGTCATCAGCTCGTTCCGCGCGCTGTTCCCCAAGCTGAGGCCCGGCGGGCTCTACGTCGTGGAGGACCTCCAGACGTCCTACTGGCCAGGCTGGGGCGGCGATCGCCACGACCTGGACAACCCCGGCACCTCCGTGGGCATGCTCAAGTCGCTTGTGGACGGACTCAACCACCGCGAGTTCGGCCGTGATCCGTCCTACTCGGACGCGCACACCACCGCACTCCACTTCTACCACAACATGGCCTTCATCGAGAAGGGCGTGAACTCCGAGAGGCCGGCCCCCTCCTGGGTGCCGCGGGACGAGAACCCGTTCGCGGCCGGCCTGGCCACTCCGGACGAATGA
- a CDS encoding DoxX family protein, with protein sequence MITESVRDLMMLLARLVIGVTFIAHGLLKVEDVPGAIAGFRAGGIPLPTLSYWFTVIVEFGGGAAMIVGLALPLVGVLFAVVTGGAMVFVHGPQGFYVHEQGYEYVLVLAVVSLALGASGGRIALDELLARRWSTWAWLTGRSAHARRESVPA encoded by the coding sequence ATGATCACCGAATCCGTCCGGGACCTGATGATGCTCTTGGCACGGCTCGTCATCGGCGTCACGTTCATCGCACACGGCCTGCTCAAGGTGGAGGACGTGCCCGGAGCCATCGCCGGGTTCCGGGCGGGTGGCATCCCGCTGCCCACCCTGTCCTACTGGTTCACCGTCATCGTGGAGTTCGGCGGCGGAGCGGCCATGATCGTCGGGCTGGCGCTTCCGCTGGTAGGCGTGCTGTTCGCCGTCGTCACCGGCGGCGCGATGGTGTTCGTCCACGGGCCGCAGGGGTTCTACGTCCACGAGCAGGGTTACGAGTACGTGCTCGTGCTCGCCGTGGTGAGCCTTGCCCTCGGCGCCAGCGGTGGCCGCATCGCGCTGGACGAACTGCTGGCGCGCCGGTGGTCGACGTGGGCGTGGCTGACCGGGCGCAGCGCTCACGCCAGACGAGAGTCCGTCCCGGCGTGA
- a CDS encoding TylF/MycF family methyltransferase has product MGDTRELYLDLMKRVLINTIYRDAAIQEFDYGDGEEVEHRLVGRDWPSVAHTMIGLKRLDNLQQCVETALREGVPGDLIETGVWRGGASIFMRAVVRAHGDTDRTVWVADSFQGMPEVAEDGYPADRAMELHKYNDVLAVSLDTVKHNFERYGLLDDQVRFLPGWFADTLPDAPVERLAVMRLDGDLFESTTVALESLYPKLSPGGFAIIDDYVIPACAEAVHSYRDAHGVSEPIVDIDGTAAYWRKTA; this is encoded by the coding sequence ATGGGCGACACCCGCGAGCTGTACCTGGACCTGATGAAGCGCGTGCTGATCAACACGATCTACCGCGACGCGGCGATCCAGGAGTTCGACTACGGCGACGGAGAGGAGGTCGAGCACCGACTCGTCGGCCGCGACTGGCCCAGCGTCGCGCACACCATGATCGGCCTCAAACGGCTGGACAACCTCCAGCAGTGCGTGGAGACCGCGCTGCGCGAAGGCGTTCCCGGCGACCTGATCGAGACCGGGGTGTGGCGCGGCGGCGCATCGATATTCATGCGCGCCGTCGTCCGCGCGCACGGGGACACCGACCGCACCGTGTGGGTCGCCGACTCCTTCCAGGGGATGCCGGAGGTCGCCGAGGACGGCTACCCCGCGGACCGGGCGATGGAACTGCACAAGTACAACGACGTGCTGGCCGTGTCGCTGGACACCGTGAAGCACAACTTCGAGCGCTACGGCCTGCTGGACGACCAGGTGCGCTTCCTGCCCGGGTGGTTCGCCGACACGCTGCCCGACGCACCCGTGGAACGGCTGGCGGTGATGCGCCTGGACGGCGACCTGTTCGAGTCCACGACGGTGGCGTTGGAAAGCCTCTACCCCAAGCTGTCCCCCGGCGGTTTCGCGATCATCGACGACTACGTGATCCCCGCGTGCGCGGAGGCGGTCCACAGCTACCGCGACGCACACGGTGTCTCCGAGCCGATCGTGGACATCGACGGCACCGCCGCCTACTGGAGGAAGACCGCATGA